Proteins encoded by one window of Puntigrus tetrazona isolate hp1 chromosome 17, ASM1883169v1, whole genome shotgun sequence:
- the ptger2a gene encoding prostaglandin E receptor 2a (subtype EP2) codes for MGTEKQNCTESLSVEQNGGPAISAMMFAAGVLGNLIALVLLEFRRRKEKNRQRQSLFHLLVTTLVISDLMGTCLISPLVQTAYLTNTTLVGLSETRAACEYFGFAMTFFSLATLSILFTMALERCLSIGYPYYYGRHVTKRCGYITIPCIYLVCFLFCLMPFAGFGKYVQYCPGTWCFIAMNPEGIEDRVYVNFYATVMLLIIVLIVACNCFVVYHLVLMYRRRKMNRGSVQTRSKRDRRYFSWAEEVEHLILLVFMTVIFVSCSLPLMIRIYINSMGKSKGSNKTDLLALQFLSGNCIFDPWVFIILSPSVLRFFWGALCKTSFITSRDSLFKTSISRNPAGRIELYQPTSTSVENTHVNMSTAQMI; via the exons ATgggcacagaaaaacaaaactgtaccGAAAGTCTGAGCGTGGAGCAGAACGGTGGCCCGGCCATCAGCGCGATGATGTTCGCAGCTGGAGTTCTCGGGAACCTGATTGCGTTGGTTCTCCTGGAGTTTCGCAGGAGGAAAGAGAAGAACCGACAGAGACAGTCTCTCTTCCATTTGCTGGTGACCACGCTGGTCATTTCGGATCTCATGGGAACCTGCTTGATCAGTCCCCTGGTGCAGACGGCATACTTAACCAACACCACACTGGTTGGGCTGAGCGAGACCCGCGCGGCGTGTGAATATTTTGGATTTGCCATGACTTTCTTCAGTCTGGCGACGCTCTCCATCCTCTTCACCATGGCACTGGAGAGGTGCCTGTCCATCGGGTACCCGTACTACTACGGGAGGCACGTCACCAAACGCTGCGGATACATCACCATCCCTTGCATTTATCTagtctgctttttattttgcttaatgCCGTTTGCAGGTTTTGGGAAATATGTGCAATACTGTCCCGGGACGTGGTGTTTTATTGCCATGAATCCAGAGGGGATTGAGGACAGGGTATATGTCAACTTTTATGCCACTGTGATGCTGCTCATTATTGTACTTATAGTGGCATGCAACTGTTTCGTAGTTTACCATCTGGTGTTAATGTACCGGAGGCGCAAAATGAACCGAGGATCGGTGCAGACCCGGAGTAAAAGGGACAGGAGGTACTTCTCGTGGGCAGAGGAGGTGGAACATCTCATTCTCCTGGTCTTCATGACAGTCATATTTGTCAGTTGTTCCCTGCCATTAATG ATCCGCATCTACATCAACTCCATGGGAAAGTCTAAAGGCAGCAACAAGACTGATCTCCTAGCTCTGCAGTTCCTCTCAGGGAACTGCATCTTCGACCCCTGGGTCTTCATCATCCTCAGCCCCTCTGTTCTGCGCTTCTTCTGGGGGGCGCTGTGTAAGACCAGCTTCATAACCTCCAGAGACTCCCTGTTCAAAACGTCCATTTCCAGAAACCCAGCAGGACGAATCGAGCTGTACCAACCCACGTCCACCTCTGTGGAGAACACACATGTCAACATGTCCACCGCTCAGATGATCTGA